From one Catellatospora sp. IY07-71 genomic stretch:
- a CDS encoding ABC transporter substrate-binding protein: MDVLKRLIPVGAIALALAAGGCGGGGEPSGTPTGAAPSVSVNPTLAAMVPDAIKSDGKILVGTDATYAPNEFLAEDGSTVIGFDIDLFKAVAQTLGLQVEVQPATFGDIIPGVQSGKYEVGVSSFTVNPERKKQSQMVTYFNAGTQWAVKAGNPAGIDPNNPCGKRIAVQRDTVQAEDIAKRSEACVAAGKPAVVVSPYPGQDQVANSVVTGKDDAMLADSPITAYAVKQSNGQLEVIGDVYDAAPYGYVVNNDQAQLAQALQAAVNELIQNGTYAKILEQWGVQAGAVPSSQINP; the protein is encoded by the coding sequence ATGGATGTGCTCAAGAGACTGATTCCGGTCGGAGCGATCGCTCTCGCGCTGGCCGCCGGCGGCTGCGGCGGCGGTGGCGAGCCGTCGGGCACCCCGACCGGCGCCGCCCCGTCCGTCTCGGTCAACCCGACCCTGGCGGCGATGGTCCCGGACGCGATCAAGTCAGACGGCAAGATCCTGGTCGGCACGGACGCGACCTACGCCCCGAACGAGTTCCTCGCCGAGGACGGCAGCACCGTGATCGGCTTCGACATCGACCTGTTCAAGGCCGTGGCGCAGACGCTCGGGCTGCAGGTCGAGGTGCAGCCCGCCACGTTCGGCGACATCATCCCGGGCGTGCAGTCGGGCAAGTACGAGGTCGGCGTCTCCTCGTTCACGGTCAACCCCGAGCGCAAGAAGCAGTCCCAGATGGTGACCTACTTCAACGCGGGCACGCAGTGGGCCGTCAAGGCCGGCAACCCGGCCGGGATCGACCCGAACAACCCGTGCGGCAAGCGCATCGCCGTGCAGCGCGACACCGTCCAGGCCGAGGACATCGCCAAGCGCTCCGAGGCGTGCGTCGCGGCGGGCAAGCCCGCCGTGGTCGTCAGCCCGTACCCGGGCCAGGACCAGGTGGCCAACTCCGTGGTCACCGGCAAGGACGACGCGATGCTCGCCGACTCGCCCATCACCGCGTACGCGGTCAAGCAGTCCAACGGCCAGCTGGAGGTCATCGGCGACGTGTACGACGCCGCGCCCTACGGCTACGTGGTGAACAACGACCAGGCCCAGCTCGCCCAGGCGCTGCAGGCGGCGGTCAACGAGCTGATCCAGAACGGCACCTACGCGAAGATCCTCGAACAGTGGGGCGTGCAGGCCGGCGCCGTGCCCAGCTCGCAGATCAACCCGTAG
- a CDS encoding ABC transporter ATP-binding protein, with translation MSERKPLLEVDNVTLRFGGVVALDKVDFTLYEGEILGLIGPNGAGKTTCFNAMTGVYLPTDGAIRFRGQRISGKKRHKITKMGIARTFQNIRLFPEMTALENVQVGADAHNRGSVPSAMLRLPRFWQEERRGIKRAEELLEFVGIKGRTHELARNLPYGDQRRLEIARALATDPTLLCLDEPAAGFNPAEKVALLELIRKIRDSGVTVLLIEHDMRLVMGVTDRIVVLEFGKKIAEGTPAEVRDNPKVVAAYLGVPDAA, from the coding sequence GTGAGTGAGCGCAAGCCTCTCCTGGAGGTCGACAACGTCACGCTCCGCTTCGGCGGCGTGGTGGCGCTGGACAAGGTGGACTTCACCCTCTACGAGGGCGAGATCCTCGGCCTGATCGGCCCGAACGGGGCCGGCAAGACCACCTGCTTCAACGCCATGACCGGCGTCTACCTGCCGACCGACGGCGCCATCCGGTTCCGGGGGCAGCGGATCAGCGGCAAGAAGCGCCACAAGATCACGAAGATGGGCATCGCCCGCACCTTCCAGAACATCCGTCTCTTCCCGGAGATGACGGCGCTGGAGAACGTGCAGGTGGGCGCTGACGCGCACAACCGCGGCAGCGTGCCCAGCGCGATGCTGCGCCTGCCGCGCTTCTGGCAGGAGGAGCGCCGCGGCATCAAGCGTGCCGAGGAGCTGCTGGAGTTCGTGGGCATCAAGGGCCGCACGCACGAGCTGGCCCGCAACCTGCCCTACGGCGACCAGCGCCGCCTGGAGATCGCGCGGGCGCTGGCCACCGACCCGACCCTGCTCTGCCTGGACGAGCCGGCCGCCGGCTTCAACCCGGCGGAGAAGGTGGCGCTGCTCGAGCTGATCCGCAAGATCCGTGACTCGGGCGTGACCGTGCTGCTCATCGAGCACGACATGCGGCTGGTCATGGGCGTGACGGACCGGATCGTCGTGCTCGAGTTCGGCAAGAAGATCGCCGAGGGCACCCCGGCCGAGGTCCGGGACAACCCGAAGGTGGTCGCCGCGTACCTGGGAGTCCCCGATGCTGCTTGA
- a CDS encoding ABC transporter ATP-binding protein, with product MLLEIDNVTLHYGRIKALHGISIHVNEGEVVALIGANGAGKSTTMRAISGLRAISSGAIRFQGEDISKVRADLRVVKGICQSPEGRGVFPGMTVKENLEMGAYMRRDAAGIAEDMERVFTLFPRLKERIKQAGGTLSGGEQQMLAVGRALMGRPKLLLLDEPSMGLAPMLIQQIFNIITEINQQGTTVLVVEQNAQQALSRAHRAYVLETGNIVKEGSGADLLHDPAVKAAYLGVA from the coding sequence ATGCTGCTTGAGATCGACAATGTCACGCTGCACTACGGGCGGATCAAGGCGCTGCACGGCATCAGCATCCACGTCAACGAAGGCGAGGTCGTCGCGCTGATCGGCGCGAACGGCGCCGGCAAGTCGACGACGATGCGGGCCATCTCCGGCCTGCGGGCCATCTCGTCGGGCGCGATCCGCTTCCAGGGCGAGGACATCAGCAAGGTCCGCGCGGACCTGCGGGTGGTCAAGGGCATCTGCCAGTCACCGGAGGGCCGGGGCGTGTTCCCCGGTATGACGGTGAAGGAGAACCTGGAGATGGGCGCGTACATGCGCCGCGACGCCGCCGGGATCGCCGAGGACATGGAGCGGGTGTTCACCCTGTTCCCGCGGCTGAAGGAGCGCATCAAGCAGGCGGGCGGCACCCTGTCCGGCGGCGAGCAGCAGATGCTGGCCGTGGGCCGGGCGCTGATGGGCCGGCCGAAGCTGCTGCTGCTCGACGAGCCGTCGATGGGCCTGGCGCCGATGCTGATCCAGCAGATCTTCAACATCATCACGGAGATCAACCAGCAGGGCACCACGGTGCTGGTGGTGGAGCAGAACGCCCAGCAGGCGCTGTCGCGGGCGCACCGGGCGTACGTGCTGGAGACGGGCAACATCGTCAAGGAGGGTTCGGGCGCCGACCTGCTGCACGACCCGGCCGTGAAGGCGGCCTACCTCGGCGTGGCCTGA